In one window of Gossypium hirsutum isolate 1008001.06 chromosome A01, Gossypium_hirsutum_v2.1, whole genome shotgun sequence DNA:
- the LOC107934519 gene encoding zinc-finger homeodomain protein 10 has translation MEKEIYRDCQRNHARCLGGYAIDGCTQFIPFNNSKTHCKACGCHRNYHRKVLCRDLEQSPNGKSFRSLREAKRMARQQQSCGGVNMKQRKSKFSMGQREAMREFGEGLGWSMRNKDRPEEINRFCERIGVSRIIFKTWLNNNKKCYFKGTSSANISS, from the coding sequence ATGGAGAAAGAGATATACAGAGATTGCCAGAGAAACCATGCACGCTGCCTTGGCGGCTATGCAATCGATGGTTGCACTCAGTTCATTCCTTTTAACAACTCTAAAACCCATTGTAAAGCCTGTGGTTGCCATAGAAACTACCATCGGAAAGTCCTTTGCAGAGACCTGGAACAATCTCCTAATGGTAAGTCGTTCAGGAGCCTAAGAGAGGCAAAGAGGATGGCTCGGCAGCAACAGAGTTGTGGTGGTGTAAACATGAAGCAGAGGAAATCCAAGTTCAGTATGGGACAAAGAGAAGCGATGAGAGAATTTGGTGAGGGGCTTGGATGGAGCATGAGGAACAAAGATCGACCAGAGGAAATCAACAGATTTTGTGAAAGAATTGGTGTTAGCAGGATAATCTTCAAGACATGGTTGAACAATAACAAGAAATGTTACTTCAAAGGGACATCATCTGCTAACATCTCAAGCTAA
- the LOC107934524 gene encoding putative clathrin assembly protein At1g25240: MAMWKRATGAIKDKNSLVVAKFITRGAFGDHDLEAAIIKATSHDEHDIDKRNTRMLFSWIRASPNTLCPLVRALSRRMEKTRSWVVAIKGLMLVHGLIHCKVPDARKMGRLPFDFSSFSDRHSRLSKTWGFNIFIRQYFVFLDERAAVWLQDENKTAEDVPLIVRQLLKLRKRQSLLDMLLKIRPRADNMKVPLILEAMDCVIIEIFDVYSRICSEIAKVLMQVHSVGKLEAAMALEILRKATSQGAQLSQYFEFCKKYGVLKANEFQTVTEIPEEDVQELERIINGVSDKTYKNDDFKENDQMATVVREENNRRA, encoded by the coding sequence atggCTATGTGGAAGAGGGCCACCGGTGCTATCAAAGACAAGAACAGCCTTGTGGTCGCCAAATTTATCACAAGAGGTGCCTTTGGGGATCATGATCTTGAAGCTGCCATCATCAAGGCCACAAGTCATGACGAACATGACATCGATAAAAGGAATACTCGAATGCTTTTTTCCTGGATTCGAGCTTCACCGAATACCCTATGCCCTCTCGTTCGTGCCCTGTCTAGAAGGATGGAGAAGACGCGGAGTTGGGTGGTTGCCATCAAAGGCTTGATGCTCGTGCATGGTCTTATTCATTGTAAGGTCCCCGACGCTCGAAAGATGGGTCGTTTACCTTTTGATTTCTCCAGTTTCAGCGACAGACATTCCAGGTTAAGCAAAACATGgggtttcaatatttttattcgTCAATACTTTGTATTTCTAGACGAAAGAGCTGCCGTTTGGTTACAGGACGAAAACAAAACTGCCGAGGATGTTCCCTTGATTGTTCGGCAGCTTTTGAAACTTCGGAAACGGCAATCTTTGCTTGATATGTTGCTTAAAATTAGGCCTCGAGCGGATAATATGAAGGTTCCTTTAATTCTAGAAGCCATGGATTGTGTCATCATCGAGATTTTCGATGTTTATAGCAGGATATGCAGTGAGATCGCCAAGGTTTTAATGCAAGTACATTCAGTTGGTAAACTTGAAGCAGCAATGGCCCTCGAGATTCTTCGGAAGGCAACGTCACAAGGCGCACAACTTTCTCAATATTTCGAGTTTTGCAAGAAATATGGTGTTTTAAAAGCTAACGAATTCCAGACGGTTACTGAGATTCCGGAGGAAGATGTCCAAGAACTGGAGAGAATAATCAATGGGGTTTCAGACAAGACATACAAGAACGACGACTTTAAGGAAAATGACCAAATGGCAACAGTTGTAAGAGAAGAAAACAATCGTCGAGCATAG
- the LOC107934525 gene encoding protein BASIC PENTACYSTEINE2 produces MDDDALNMRNWGYYEPSFKGHLGLQLMSSMAERDTKSFIPMRDPNLMVTPNAAFHPRDCIVSEAPIPMNYVRDSWISQREKFFNMLPGISPNYGILPETSAAHSLPILQPSPNSSTRDERVVGRVEESPATKESVELKKRQSESAPKTPKTKKPRKPKDNTNSSVQRVKPAKKSMDIKINGYDMDISGIPIPVCSCTGTPQQCYRWGCGGWQSACCTTNVSMYPLPMSTKRRGARIAGRKMSQGAFKKVLEKLAAENYNFNNPIDLRTHWARHGTNKFVTIR; encoded by the coding sequence ATGGATGACGATGCGTTGAACATGCGTAATTGGGGTTACTATGAGCCATCCTTTAAAGGACATCTTGGTCTGCAGCTTATGTCAAGCATGGCTGAGCGGGACACAAAGTCTTTTATTCCAATGCGCGATCCGAATCTCATGGTTACTCCCAATGCTGCCTTTCACCCACGCGACTGCATTGTTTCGGAGGCTCCTATCCCCATGAATTATGTTAGGGATAGTTGGATTAGCCAGAGAGAAAAGTTTTTTAACATGTTACCGGGTATTTCTCCTAACTACGGCATTCTGCCTGAAACTTCAGCTGCTCATTCGCTGCCAATTTTGCAGCCATCACCCAATTCTTCAACAAGAGATGAGAGGGTGGTTGGCAGAGTTGAAGAGTCACCAGCTACCAAGGAAAGTGTGGAGTTGAAGAAAAGGCAGAGTGAGTCTGCCCCGAAGACGCCAAAGACCAAAAAGCCTAGGAAGCCAAAGGATAATACCAATTCTTCTGTTCAACGTGTGAAGCCAGCAAAGAAGAGTATGGATATTAAAATCAATGGGTACGACATGGATATTTCCGGCATTCCGATCCCGGTTTGCTCATGCACTGGAACCCCTCAGCAATGCTATCGATGGGGCTGTGGCGGTTGGCAATCTGCTTGTTGCACCACAAATGTATCCATGTATCCTTTGCCAATGAGCACCAAGAGGCGTGGTGCGAGGATAGCTGGGCGGAAAATGAGTCAAGGGGCATTCAAAAAGGTCCTGGAGAAACTCGCAGCCGAAAACTATAACTTCAATAACCCAATTGATTTGAGGACTCATTGGGCAAGACATGGTACCAACAAGTTTGTCACTATCAGGTAG